From the genome of Leptospira koniambonensis:
CAGTTAGGAGAAGAGTTATTATTAATTAATCCGCCTGAAGTTGGTCCTCCGAAGTAAGGCATATGATTGATCAGGAACCTTCTTCCATTACTTCCATCATAAGCATCACAATTAGAACCTGGAGTACAGTTGCCTGTAGTGCCAGAATCGGAACTATTGAATGTGATAAATCCAAGATCAGGTGCATTCAAACCACCTAACAGCCCTCCGACGATAGGTCCTCCCTGGTTACTTGCTTTTGCAAATCCAGGATAGATCCTATTATTCTGCACTACCATAGAAGAAGCAGCAGCTGTTACTGTTCCTGTGATTGTAGACATATCGATGTATTTGTAGTTCAAGTTCGTAGAAGTATCTGCAGAATAATACAGATAGTCGAACAGATAGTTTCCAGATCCGTCAGGAGTAGTTCTGGCTCCGCCAATAAATACATATGGAGTTGTGCCTAATAGACCTGTAACAAATATACCTCTACTATTCTCGTTATCTGGTCCACAACCACTTGCTAAAGTTGCATTGTTTGTAGTACAGGAAGTATGTCCTAAAGTCACGTAAGGAGGAACCGCTATCGAAGTTTCCCTTGTGGTTGCAGTGTTGGAACTGACATTAGTTGCATCACTATTCTGTGCAGTAGTGTCCTTGGTAAAACTGAACTGAACGTTTTCAGGAATATTTCCATCATAACCGAAACGTAATGCTCCACTTCCTGCGTTATTTGGACCATTATAGATCTTTCCATTAAAGTCTATTAGATACCCGAAAGTAGAACCGTTTGGATCAATAGATATTGGGCCGTCTGAGAAGTTTACAGGAGAAGTTCCACAACCTATAAACGAAGCTCTGTCTCGAGGAGAAGATTGGACATTCTCTGTAGAACCAGAATCTCTGATTGATCCCCAAGATGTATTATCGAATCCGTCATTGTCTGCATTATTCGCAGTTATAGCTGTATACTGTGCTCCAGTTTGTATCAAGTTATGGGTTACGCAAACCTTGGAAGAATTCGCAGGAGCACCGCCGCAAACAATACCATCGAGTATCTTGGCGGAGTTTACTGTTCCCAAACTATTTGTTCCGATGAACGAATAACGTTTTCCACATTCTGTAGTCGTACTGCATTCTGCCGAACCTGTGGTATTGTTTCCGGATTTGATAGGTTTGGAGAAGCTTACAATCACGGAAGTCACAGTTGAGCAAGTTGCCGAAGTGACTTTGAGTTGTTCTTGTCCTAAAAAATCTGCATAGTTTGGACAAGTTAACGCATTCGAAACCGGAGATAGATCTACGATTGCAGATTTATTCGCAACCAATGTATATCCAGCCCCGCTTGTTTGAGAAGATCCTAAAGTTAGAATATATACCGCTCCATTGCCCGATACAGAAGAAACAGTAAGTGCGGAACTACTTGCTGTGAAATTAGAATTATCCGAACAACTTCCTGCCAATGCAGATGTGGAAACAATTTTATAATTTGCAGCAGTTGTTGCAGGACCACTCGCTACAGATTCTGAATAAGTGACTTGGATGGTAGTAGGCGTAAGTGATACAACGTTCGTGACTGTAGGAGGAATTAAGTCTACAGCTTCTACAGTAAGAACAGTGTTTCCACTTAATATTCCGCTAGTCGCTGTGATAGTGCTTGTTCCCGCAGCTACACCAGTTGCTTTACCTTCTGTTCCGGAAGAATTACTGATCGTAGCCTTACTTGTATCAGAAGAACTCCATACTACTGATGTAGTGATATTTTGAGTGCTCGCATCTGTATAAGTTCCAGTAGCAGTAAAGTTTTGTGTTTGTGTCTGATAGATCGTAGGAGTTGTAGGAGATACAGAGATTGAAACAAGTTGTGCTGCAGTAACTGTAAGACTTGAAGAACCAGTAACAGATCCCAATGTTGCAGAGATAGTACTCGATCCATTATTCACAGCAGTTAATAGACCATTATTGCCAGAAGCATTACTGATCACAGCTTTACTAGTATTAGATGATGCCCAGGTCACTTGAGCAGTTAAATCTAATGTAGTTCCATCAGAATAAGTTCCGTTCGCTGTATAATTTACTGTGTTTCCTTTTGGAAGACTATAATTCACAGGTGCAATCTGAATAGAATTCAGAACGGCAGATGTGACAGTTACATCCGTAGGAATACTTTGGATGCCGCCGTAAGTCGCAATTATCTGAGCGCTTCCTATATTCACACCAGTAATAAGCCCGCTGCTTCCACCAGAATTTCCTACAGTTACCTTACTCGTATCAGTGCTAGTCCAAGTAGCCTGTATTGTTAGGTCTTGAGTAGTTCCATCAGTATAAATTCCTGTAGCGGTAAAGTTTTGTGTTCTACCTTTTGCAATACTGAGACTAGGAGCCGGAGCAATCGTAATAGAAGACAATGTAGGAGAAGTGATAGTTAACGTGCTCGAAGGAGATGTTACTCCACTATAAGAAGCAGTAATATTTGTAGTTCCTGTCGCAACAGTAGTCGCCTTTCCTTGAGAACCATTTGCATTGCTGATCGTAGCCTTACTTATATCTGAAGAAGTCCAAGTGACTAAATTTGTAAGATTTAATGTAGATCCATCAGTATAAGTTCCTGTAGCACTAAAGTTTTGAGGAAGTCCCAATGCCACATTCGGATTTGTAGGATCTATTTGGATAGATACTAGAGTTGCTGCGGTCACAGTTAGGGTTGAGGATCCAGTTTCTGATCCAAGAGTTGCAGAGATTATGGAAGATCCTTGGCTTCCTCCTGATGGAGAATTCATTATTTTAGAAGGACCTGCAACTAAGTTGCCTACTTGAATGACAGTTGCTTGGGAACTGTTCCAAGAGACTTGATCACTAATATTTAATGTAGTGTCGTCGGAATAAGTTCCGATTGCTTGCGCTTTTGTAGAAGTTCCGAGCGCTATTGTAGATTGATTTAAGAAAACTTCTATCGAAGTTAAGACTGCATTAGTGACCTTGAATGTTGCTACTCCGGAAATTGCTCCTAAGGTCGCGGTGACATTTGTTTGCCCCACGTTTATGCCTGTAGCCTTTCCTTGTTTACCCATCACATTATCGACCGTTGTTACAGATGTATTATTGCTAGCCCAAGTGACTTGAGTAGTAAGATCCATCCAACTTCCATCTGAATATGTTCCGGTGGCGATCAGATCCAAACTTCTTCCTTTAGGAACAGAAGGAAGAGAAGGAGTGATCGTAATCGTTTCTAAAATTGCTGCAGTCACAGTGAAGGTAGTGGATGCACTAGGCCCACCACTATAAGTTGCTGTTATGTTAGAAGTCCCGGTGGAGAATGTAGATGCAAGACCCTTGGTCCCTGCAGAGTTGCTAATAGTTGCAACGCTCGTATTGGAAGAGCTCCAAACTACTTGTGCAGTGAGATCTTGAGTTGTTCCATCTGTATAAGTTCCAGTCGCCATAAAACTTTGAGTAAGTCCAGAAGCAACGCTAGGATTTGTAGGTGTCACTTGGATGGAAACTAACGCAGCAGCAATAACAGTAATATCAGAAGAGCCTGTTACTGCTCCCAATGTTGCACTTACTGTAGAAGTGCCTAGGCTTCCCCCGGTTGCCATAATATTCTTTTTAGGTATTGAATTTACTGTTCCGAGTTGGATTACAGTAGGATCGGAAGTGTTCCAAGTCACCTGATCACTTATATTTAAAGTGCTTCCATCAGAATATACACCAGTTGCTAAAACAAAAGTGGATGTTCCTTGATGAAGTGGATTTTCATCCGAAGTCACTTGGATAGAAGAAAGAATTGCATTCGTAACTTTGAAGGGAGAAGTTCCGGTAACAGATCCCAGTGTAGCAGATACAGTAGTGTTTCCAGTATTCACACCGGTTGCTCTACCTTCCGATCCCTGCCAATTTTCAATACTTACTATCGAATTAGAATTACTTTCCCAGGTAACCTGAGTAGTGATGTCTTGAGAAGAACCATCAGTAAAGATACCTGTAGCAACAAGATTTAATGTTCTACCCTTAGGAGTGCTTGGATTACCGGGAGTGATCGTGATCGATTGCAGAGCAGCATTGCTAACAGTCAATACACTCGCTGGTGAATCGGTAACCCCGAGGGTTGCAATAATATTCGTATTTCCTAATGAAAGACTGGTTGCATTTCCAATTGTTCCCGAACTATTGCTTATCGTCGCTACGCTCGTATTAGAAGAACTCCAAGTGACCTGAGTGGTTAGGTCCTTAGTAGTATCATCTGTATAAGTTCCTACGGCGGTAAAGTTTTGTCCTATGCCTAATGCGACGCTCGGATTGGTCGGATTAACCTGGATAGATAAGAGGATCGCGTTAGTCACTTCTACATTTGCAGTAGCATTTGTTCCATTAATAGAAGCGGTAATTGTAGACGTCCCGATATTTCCAGAATTCTGGGAGATCAGTTTCATTTTTGGATCTGTATTCAAGGTTCCGATTTGCAAAATACTCGAATCAGAACTATTCCAAATTACTTGATCACTGATATTCTGAGATGTGCCATCCGAATAAATACCCTTGGCTTCCACATAAGTAAATGTTCCTTTCGGAATGGATGTATTATCCGGGATTACTTGCATAGATACAAGAGTTGCAGAGGTTACCTTAAAGGAAACAGTCGCTGTTTTTCCAGCGAGAAGTGCAGACACATTTGTGGTTCCGGTATTTACACCTGATGCCTTACCTTCTTGTCCAACTGTATTATCTACACTAGCTATAGAAGGACTTGAACTACTCCAAGTAACCTGAGTGGTAATATTTGAACTTGTCCCATCCGTATAAATTCCTGTCGCAGTTAAACTTAAGGAAGTCCCTTTTGGAACACTTGGATTTCCCGGTGTGATCGTAATCGAATCCAATACAGCATTCGTAACTGTTAATGTACTATCAGGAGAAACTATACCGCTTAAGGTTGCACTGATATTCGTACTACCTGTATTTATGGTCGTTGCCTGTCCGTTTGTTCCGGTCGCATTACTGATCGTTGCGATATTCGTATCGAAAGAATTCCAAGTAACAGAAGTCGTAAGATCTTGGGTAGAATTATCGGAGAATGTACCAACTGCTGCGAATGCCTGCATCAATCCTTTTGCAACTGTAGGGTTTGTTGGATTTACCTGTATGGACATCAAGCTAGCGGAGGTAACTGTGATATCTACAGTTCCATTAACCGCTCCCAAGGTGGCTGTTATTGTTGTGGTTCCAGTGTTTCCATTATCGGGAGATTGTACTTTTTGTTTCGGAATTGAATTCAAATTACCTGATTGTAATATATTAGGATCAGAGATGGACCAAGAAACCTGGTCACTTATGTTTCTAGAAGATCCATCTGAATAAATCCCTGTTGCTAAAAGGTAAGTGACTGTTCCTTTATGGATCGAAAATTGATCCGGAACCACTTGGATAGAAGTTAATGTCGCAGCAGTTACTTCGAAAGAAATTGATTGGCTGACTCCTCCGATTGCCGCAGTAATATTCGTAGTGCCTACATTTTTACCGGTGACTCTACCTTGTAGGCCTGCTCCGTTAGACACTGTCGCTATAGCTGTATCTTGGCTGGACCAAGTTGTTTGTGCGGAAATATCAGAAGAAGTTCCATCCGAAAAAATCCCGGTGGCAGTCATGTTCAGGTAATCACCATTCGCTACCTTAGGATTCGCCGGAGTGATGATGATCTTGGTAAGAACTGCGGAAGTTACTGTCGCTTGTGTATTCGCGCTGGTCGCTCCCAAGCTAGCGGTAATTGTTGTAGTTCCAACGGACTCCGTATCTAAAAGACCTTTATTTGTACTATTGTCTATAATTGCAACTGACGTATCGGAAGAAGACCAAGCTACCTGAGTAGTAATATCGTGAGTTGTATTGTCGCTGTAAGTTCCGACTGCAGAGTATTGTTGAGTACTTCCTAAAGCGTAAGAACTATTGCTAGGAGTGACTGAAATAGAGACTAAAGTCGCGTTGCTTACAGAAATTGAAATATCCGTGGTGAAGGATTCAAAAGCTGCATTGATATCCGTATCTCCTACAGAAGCACCGTACACTAAACCATTGCTGTCGACCGATGCGATGGAACTGTCGTCGGAGTCCCATAAAACATCCGGATCATTTGTAAGGTCTTGATGTGTGCCGTCCGCAAAATTTCCCATCAATTTACATTGCCTAGTTGTTCCTTGGGGAAGACTAGTATGAGAATTATCGCATACGATAGTAATACCGGTTAACGGAGAAGTAGTTACGGTTAAAACAATTTGATCCGTTTTGCCCAAATAATCTATAGAAACATCAGTTGTTCCATCGTTCACTCCTTTTGCCTGTCCGGTAATCAAAGCGGTCATTTGGATAATGGAAGAATCCATTGTGGACCAACTCGCATCGTTGGTAATATCCACGGTCGTATTATTGGAATAGATAGCTGTTGCTTTTAATTGGATGCTAGTAGCTTTTGCGAAACTATTAGTAGGGGCAGAAATTTCGATCCGATCTAAAACGGCGGGCCCACTAGGCGAAGAAAGATTAGGGAAGAACAAAAAGCCGGAACTCTTTTTACGAGCAGCCAAACCAGCCGCGCCAATAAGCACTGGCCAAGCAGAACAGGCTCCAAAAGAAAATAAAAGTGCTAAAGATATGACTGCCC
Proteins encoded in this window:
- a CDS encoding beta strand repeat-containing protein, whose translation is MGILIKRYILRAVISLALLFSFGACSAWPVLIGAAGLAARKKSSGFLFFPNLSSPSGPAVLDRIEISAPTNSFAKATSIQLKATAIYSNNTTVDITNDASWSTMDSSIIQMTALITGQAKGVNDGTTDVSIDYLGKTDQIVLTVTTSPLTGITIVCDNSHTSLPQGTTRQCKLMGNFADGTHQDLTNDPDVLWDSDDSSIASVDSNGLVYGASVGDTDINAAFESFTTDISISVSNATLVSISVTPSNSSYALGSTQQYSAVGTYSDNTTHDITTQVAWSSSDTSVAIIDNSTNKGLLDTESVGTTTITASLGATSANTQATVTSAVLTKIIITPANPKVANGDYLNMTATGIFSDGTSSDISAQTTWSSQDTAIATVSNGAGLQGRVTGKNVGTTNITAAIGGVSQSISFEVTAATLTSIQVVPDQFSIHKGTVTYLLATGIYSDGSSRNISDQVSWSISDPNILQSGNLNSIPKQKVQSPDNGNTGTTTITATLGAVNGTVDITVTSASLMSIQVNPTNPTVAKGLMQAFAAVGTFSDNSTQDLTTSVTWNSFDTNIATISNATGTNGQATTINTGSTNISATLSGIVSPDSTLTVTNAVLDSITITPGNPSVPKGTSLSLTATGIYTDGTSSNITTQVTWSSSSPSIASVDNTVGQEGKASGVNTGTTNVSALLAGKTATVSFKVTSATLVSMQVIPDNTSIPKGTFTYVEAKGIYSDGTSQNISDQVIWNSSDSSILQIGTLNTDPKMKLISQNSGNIGTSTITASINGTNATANVEVTNAILLSIQVNPTNPSVALGIGQNFTAVGTYTDDTTKDLTTQVTWSSSNTSVATISNSSGTIGNATSLSLGNTNIIATLGVTDSPASVLTVSNAALQSITITPGNPSTPKGRTLNLVATGIFTDGSSQDITTQVTWESNSNSIVSIENWQGSEGRATGVNTGNTTVSATLGSVTGTSPFKVTNAILSSIQVTSDENPLHQGTSTFVLATGVYSDGSTLNISDQVTWNTSDPTVIQLGTVNSIPKKNIMATGGSLGTSTVSATLGAVTGSSDITVIAAALVSIQVTPTNPSVASGLTQSFMATGTYTDGTTQDLTAQVVWSSSNTSVATISNSAGTKGLASTFSTGTSNITATYSGGPSASTTFTVTAAILETITITPSLPSVPKGRSLDLIATGTYSDGSWMDLTTQVTWASNNTSVTTVDNVMGKQGKATGINVGQTNVTATLGAISGVATFKVTNAVLTSIEVFLNQSTIALGTSTKAQAIGTYSDDTTLNISDQVSWNSSQATVIQVGNLVAGPSKIMNSPSGGSQGSSIISATLGSETGSSTLTVTAATLVSIQIDPTNPNVALGLPQNFSATGTYTDGSTLNLTNLVTWTSSDISKATISNANGSQGKATTVATGTTNITASYSGVTSPSSTLTITSPTLSSITIAPAPSLSIAKGRTQNFTATGIYTDGTTQDLTIQATWTSTDTSKVTVGNSGGSSGLITGVNIGSAQIIATYGGIQSIPTDVTVTSAVLNSIQIAPVNYSLPKGNTVNYTANGTYSDGTTLDLTAQVTWASSNTSKAVISNASGNNGLLTAVNNGSSTISATLGSVTGSSSLTVTAAQLVSISVSPTTPTIYQTQTQNFTATGTYTDASTQNITTSVVWSSSDTSKATISNSSGTEGKATGVAAGTSTITATSGILSGNTVLTVEAVDLIPPTVTNVVSLTPTTIQVTYSESVASGPATTAANYKIVSTSALAGSCSDNSNFTASSSALTVSSVSGNGAVYILTLGSSQTSGAGYTLVANKSAIVDLSPVSNALTCPNYADFLGQEQLKVTSATCSTVTSVIVSFSKPIKSGNNTTGSAECSTTTECGKRYSFIGTNSLGTVNSAKILDGIVCGGAPANSSKVCVTHNLIQTGAQYTAITANNADNDGFDNTSWGSIRDSGSTENVQSSPRDRASFIGCGTSPVNFSDGPISIDPNGSTFGYLIDFNGKIYNGPNNAGSGALRFGYDGNIPENVQFSFTKDTTAQNSDATNVSSNTATTRETSIAVPPYVTLGHTSCTTNNATLASGCGPDNENSRGIFVTGLLGTTPYVFIGGARTTPDGSGNYLFDYLYYSADTSTNLNYKYIDMSTITGTVTAAASSMVVQNNRIYPGFAKASNQGGPIVGGLLGGLNAPDLGFITFNSSDSGTTGNCTPGSNCDAYDGSNGRRFLINHMPYFGGPTSGGLINNNSSPNWAYYIGVDSMFVFNNRIYAANGGLHAVDHNGSIIRTNTLNPTTACSAPNTCADWVEVGPRANQKWYNSPTNNYFSLELSKLYDLTPGDKAFSQFAEFNGKLYVTRTICIQGTQATTIRTAAGTVTGCTNGSDTNRRAQLWKCDPTLTGGSGDCDAGDWTVVGDDNSGITNFGDSTNRTMSMIVKNGTYLYVGFDHPSGIRIYRTNTADPGSASNVWTQVSGAGLTDSSNVQQIFSAISVPSGSINYLYVSVGKNNVPVRVYRQQN